Below is a window of Desmonostoc muscorum LEGE 12446 DNA.
GGTGGTCGGCGTAAGCGATAATACGTAGGCGTAGCCCAACCTAGACATCGCCTCTTTCAATCGTTCACTGTTCAATTAAAATGCTCAAGAAGCAGCCATCGCCAAAAATCATTAAAAATAGAAAAGTAAGTTCATTGCCAAGTTATGAAACTCAAAGTTGTATTAGAACCTAGTGACGAAGGTGGATATACTATTTATGTTCCTTCACTTCCTGGTTGTATCAGTGAAGGAGAAACTGTGGAAGAAGCATTAGAGAATATCCAAGAAGCAATAGAACTTTACCTAGAGCCATTGGAAGATGAATTGATTACTCAAGAAGGAGTAATTGTGAGGGAATTGGTACTGTGAGTAAAGTTCCCAATTTACCCTACACTCAGATTATCGCTGCGCTAAAACGGGATGGATGGATAGTTGTACGCCAGCGAGGTAGTCATATTAGATTGGAAGAAACCTTACCAGATGAAGTTTTAAAATTGACTGTTCCGGCTCATCTAACAGTTAAGCGTTCCACTCTAGCCAAGATTTTAAAACAGGCTCGTATAGACTTGGAAAGATTTTGAGATTTGTTTTAGCCAAAGATGGCATAAATAATTACTTTCCATCCTCCAATATCAATGTAGATTCAGCAGTACGCCCAAATTCTTCTGGTGCATATTGGAGGTAAACTTGGGCACCAGGCCAAGAAAATGTCCCAGGTGTCACAGAACGGACTAAATAATGCAGGCTGTAAACTCCTGGTTCGAGGTGGTCGGCGTAGGCGATAATACGATCGCGGTACACATCCCTAAACCCAAGTTCCCAATTATCGGCTTTTGCTTGTAATGCAGCCGTAGCAGTTTGAAAACTCGCATCCACCGCCTCAAAACCTGCGGGTAGGGGATCTTTTATTACTATATGATCCACGGGGCGATCGCAGATAATTTCTAAACCAATATCAAACACTTGTCCAGGGGCTAAAGTCAAGGGTTTATCCAAAGCATAAAGCCCTGTTTTTTGTAAAACTTTCTCTTCATTTACTTGACTAATTTCTCGCGTTATGCGTAACCCATTAAATCTGCCTGGTTGATTTCCTTGCAAGCGATAATTATAAGCAACCAAATAATGTAGATTGCCATTACCTGATTTTTGTAGTGTTAAATCATTACGCCCACGAGGTAATTGATTCATCGGCACATTTAGCTGTAAGCTAGGATTTTTGTAGCCTTCAAAGCGATTTTCTCCTAACTTTTTCCCAGCTAATTGTACTGTGGCAACAAAATTAGGTGGCGTGGGTTGCAGTTGGCTATATTCTACCAAAGCTGTTAATGCTTGGGCATTATTATAGTTAGTTTGCCATGTACCATTCCGCCGCAATACCAGAAGACTTTCCAATAACTTATCTATGA
It encodes the following:
- a CDS encoding type II toxin-antitoxin system HicB family antitoxin; the encoded protein is MKLKVVLEPSDEGGYTIYVPSLPGCISEGETVEEALENIQEAIELYLEPLEDELITQEGVIVRELVL
- a CDS encoding type II toxin-antitoxin system HicA family toxin, with the protein product MSKVPNLPYTQIIAALKRDGWIVVRQRGSHIRLEETLPDEVLKLTVPAHLTVKRSTLAKILKQARIDLERF